Genomic window (Phycisphaerae bacterium):
GTCGAAACACTGCGGGCATCGCAACCCGCCCCAGGCCCATTACTGCGCCCGCTGCGGAGCGGAGCTGCCGCACGACTAGGCCGCTGCCAGGCGCGGTTCGCACACACTATGGGACCTCCCCGTTTTCACACCGCGCACAACGGAGGCCCGCCAGCCCGTGCCGATATGGATACCGAGGGCCCGCGCGGCACGGCGCGCGCGGTTTCGGAGCCGCGGCACGCCGGCCTGCCCGCCGGACCACGCGCCCCCGCGGCGCGACGGGAGACACCATGCCGGACACCAGTGCGAACATCGAATTGCGGGAGATCGGTTCGGCCGGCCTGCTGCTGAACTGCACCGGCGGATTGTCCTGGGAAGAGCGCACCCGGCTCGCAAGCGCCGTCGAGGAATACCTGGCGACGCGGCCGGGCGTGACGGCGGTGGTCTGCGATCTGGCCGCGGTCACGTTCGTGAACTCCGCCGGCCTGGGCGCGCTGTGTCAACTCGTCGGCCGGCTCCGCGCCCGCGGGGCCCGGCTGATCTTCACCAGCGTGCCGCAGCCAATCGCACGCATGTTCTCCACCGTCGGCATGGACCGTCTCGCCGAAACCGCGCGGGATGTACCCGCCGCCCTCGCCGCGCTCGGTTTGCCCGCGCCGCCCGTGGCCGGCCAGGCGTGACGCCGCCGCGGACTACATCACACTCACCGAGAGCAGGCAACATGGAACCGACCGCGGCGTTTGCGGCCGGGAACCGCGCTCGCGCTTCGGGCTCGGATTGGGCTTCGACCCGCTCAAGGTGCGAGAACCCTTTGCGCCAAGAGCATGAGATACGGGATCAAAGAGGTTCCTGCCAGGAACCTCTTGGACCCGATGGCGTGGCGCCCTTTTGACATTTTGCTGACCGCTCAGCGGGGCGCCAGGCCGAGCTTGGCGCGCCAACCGGTTCGATTCGCGGGCACGGTCTGTCCCGCGAGACGGGTGGCCAGCGCGCGGATGGCGGCGCGAACCTTGTTCCGGTGCGTCAGCGGATTGCCCAGGTCCAGTGCGGTGTGCACCGCCTTGAAGTCGCTCGGCACAGTGGCCAGGATGCGGCGTCCGAGTTGCCGTTCGACGGGCTCCGTCGCGCACGAATTGGCCCGCTCGTCGTAGCGGTTGACGACCAGCTCGATGAGCTCTTCGGAAAAGC
Coding sequences:
- a CDS encoding STAS domain-containing protein; translated protein: MPDTSANIELREIGSAGLLLNCTGGLSWEERTRLASAVEEYLATRPGVTAVVCDLAAVTFVNSAGLGALCQLVGRLRARGARLIFTSVPQPIARMFSTVGMDRLAETARDVPAALAALGLPAPPVAGQA